In the genome of Parus major isolate Abel chromosome 2, Parus_major1.1, whole genome shotgun sequence, one region contains:
- the LRRC14B gene encoding leucine-rich repeat-containing protein 14B, which yields MKSLRFISAEAFVSNAEFARKSLGAVAHDLFPLLFKASYLLEQGEVIHDLVENWPLFDFNMGKLLGATLDCQEDLSHRTCSVCLESCLTGLRDYVLNQSSPYMKKLKVVDLTGIKDVEVQFCKCKKTMGRWARTQLLSKLCSELLVYLQQAQCHPGTFEISINVLIDLFVTERNYELVVQALLKKCSCPLKICCVAFRSDNLTLQKFFYIIKLTDPSLLRKLEIVHNVHLEMEHLEMLFNSIHFPVLMSLTLPARTFNVRRFTATDEQMLTNIGEKMGEMLQLTELSMSFSILTGRIQNLLSPLKTPLKMLDVSNCSLNHDDMAFLANSSHASHLEALDLSGHDIPELYPSTFFKLLSHCSSVLRSLTLEDCNIQDIHVNRLILGLSPCQKLEEFKFIGNPLSSQALKHLFTFLCELPMLKNVEFPVPRDCYPVGITYPIDDASLCRFDHQKYERVAEELNLILLQANREDVKASTPLFGSYDAAVQETNNELGAYLIKSFKETLEKFTTSFNKMS from the exons ATGAAGTCTCTCCGATTCATTAGCGCCGAAGCATTCGTGTCAAATGCAGAGTTTGCCAGGAAGAGTCTCGGTGCTGTTGCACATGATCTTTTTCCGCTTCTTTTTAAAGCCAGCTATTTACTGGAGCAAGGGGAAGTGATTCACGACTTGGTAGAGAACTGGCCACTTTTTGATTTTAACATGGGAAAACTTTTGGGAGCTACTCTGGACTGCCAGGAAGATCTGAGCCATAGAACATGCTCGGTGTGTTTGGAAAGTTGTCTGACAGGGCTGAGAGACTATGTGCTGAATCAGTCTTCTCCCTACATGAAAAAGTTGAAAGTGGTCGACCTGACGGGTATAAAAGATGTTGAAGTTCAGTTTTGTAAGTGCAAGAAGACAATGGGCAGGTGggccaggacacagctgctctCTAAGCTTTGTTCAGAACTGCTGGTTTACCTGCAACAAGCACAGTGCCACCCAGGTACCTTTGAAATCAGTATCAATGTGCTAATTGACTTGTTTGTTACAGAGCGGAACTATGAGCTGGTCGTGCAGGCTCTGTTGAAGAAATGCAGTTGTCCGCTGAAAATCTGCTGTGTGGCATTCAGATCTGACAACCTGACCTTGCAGAAATTCTTCTATATCATAAAGCTCACTGATCCCTCCTTGTTGCGCAAACTGGAAATAGTTCATAATGTTCACTTGGAAATGGAACACCTGGAAATGCTCTTCAACAGTATCCACTTCCCTGTGTTGATGTCCTTGACCTTGCCAGCACGAACATTTAACGTGCGGAGGTTCACGGCTACAGATGAACAGATGCTTACGAACATTGGAGAAAAGATGGGTGAAATGTTGCAGCTCACTGAGCTGAGTATGTCATTTTCTATCCTCACGGGAAGAATACAGAACCTTCTCAG CCCACTAAAAACTCCACTGAAGATGCTGGATGTTTCTAACTGCTCCTTGAACCATGATGATATGGCCTTTTTAGCCAATAGCTCCCATGCCAGTCACTTGGAAGCCCTGGACCTGAGTGGTCACGATATACCTGAACTTTACCCATCAACATTCTTTAAGCTCCTCAGCCATTGCTCTTCAGTGCTCAGGAGTCTTACCCTGGAGGACTGTAATATCCAAGACATTCATGTCAACAGGTTGATTTTAGGTTTAAGCCCATGTCAGAAACTAGAGGAGTTTAAGTTTATTGGAAATCCACTGTCATCCCAAGCTCTTAAACACcttttcacatttctctgtgAACTGCCGATGCTGAAAAATGTGGAGTTCCCAGTTCCAAGGGATTGCTACCCTGTTGGCATCACCTATCCCATTGATGATGCCAGTCTTTGCAGATTTGATCACCAAAAATATGAAAGGGTAGCAGAGGAGCTTAACCTCATTTTACTCCAAGCAAATAGAGAGGATGTGAAGGCTTCAACGCCGCTCTTTGGGAGTTATGATGCAGCTGTTCAGGAGACAAACAATGAACTGGGAGCTTACTTGATCAAGTCCTTCAAAGAGACTTTAGAGAAGTTCACTACTTCATTTAACAAAATGAGTTAA